A window from Solanum stenotomum isolate F172 chromosome 5, ASM1918654v1, whole genome shotgun sequence encodes these proteins:
- the LOC125866372 gene encoding phospholipid-transporting ATPase 1-like, protein MTSGKPLLSSSGPSSAPSPHHNNSSLGICSLGCLPQNASASADLDESPGTKLCDLKEVDRGNQPLEDTSGVNNSRLHSSSLVSGNGTAELQSFSSKYPPSRERKRLVSWGGTADHPLEQTTFEISSDSSRVTSSGAASTRTSSQRHLDESRASSRGQDKLNKSQRHLQKSMQLENDLLHGSNARLIHVNDPKKTNDQFEFTGNEIRTSKYTIINFLPKNLFIQFHRVAYLYFLAIAALNQLPPLAVFGRTVSLFPLLFVLSVTAIKDGYEDWRRHRSDRNENNREALVLQFGKFELKRWKNIRVGEVVKILADETIPCDMVLLGTSDPSGIAYIQTMNLDGESNLKTRYARQETTSLVSEVETLSGVIRCEQPNRNIYEFTANMELNRHKFPLSQSNIILRGCQLKNTEWAMGVAVYAGQETKAMLNSAASPSKRSRLETYMNRETLWLSVFLFVMCLAVASGMCVWLKEHEKQLDTLPYYRKVYSEKGTHPGKRYRYYGIPMETFFSFLSSVIVFQIMIPISLYITMELVRLGQSYFMIGDRHMYDDNSNSRFQCRSLNINEDLGQIRYIFSDKTGTLTENKMEFKRASVWGKNYGRALSAAGASLDLDFGEPTAVPSSRRKLRLNSEIPTDSELMELLHIELAGEERIAAHEFFMTLAACNTVIPILTHSSSLDEVHDTVGTIEYQGESPDEQALVAAASAYGYTLCERTSGHIVIDVNGEKLRLDVLGLHEFDSVRKRMSVVIRFPSGAVKVLVKGADTTMFSILRKDHKSHHDIQNVTLSHLNEYSSEGLRTLVVAARDLTGEELEEWQFMYEEASTSLTDRSAKLRQTASLIECNLTLLGASAIEDKLQEGVPEAIESLRQAGMKVWVLTGDKQETAISIGMSCKLLTSDMQRIIINGTSENECKRLLFDAKIKYGINSASCCNQISTCQRDAENGYLEASASMQSSNLPEPHAGEEGVSDGPLALIIDGNSLVYILEKDLETELFDLATSCRAVICCRVAPLQKAGIVDLIKSRTDDMTLAIGDGANDVSMIQMADVGVGLCGQEGRQAVMASDFAMGQFRFLKRLLLVHGHWNYQRVGYLVLYNFYRNAVFVFMLFWYILYAAFSTTSALTDWSSVFYSLIYTSIPTLVVGILDKDLSHKTLLKYPKLYAAGYRQESYNMKLFWVTMLDTVWQSLVLFYVPLFIYDQSDIDIWSMGSLWTIAVVILVNMHLAMDIQRWLIFTHMAIWGSIVITYGCLVVLDLIPVFPNYNTIFQLAKSPTYWLSILLIIVLALLPRFIVKVINQSFRPSDIQIAREAEILKKNHSYIMSRPDHDTS, encoded by the exons ATGACTTCCGGCAAGCCATTGCTGTCATCATCTGGGCCTTCTTCTGCACCAAGCCCTCACCATAATAACTCATCATTGGGGATCTGCTCGTTGGGATGTCTCCCCCAGAATGCATCAGCTTCTGCTGATTTGGATGAGTCACCAGGGACCAAATTATGTGACTTGAAGGAGGTGGACAGAGGTAATCAACCACTAGAAGATACATCAGGTGTAAATAATTCTAGGCTACATTCTTCTTCACTTGTGAGCGGAAATGGGACAGCTGAACTACAgtcattttcatcaaaataCCCCCCTTCACGGGAGAGGAAACGCCTTGTATCATGGGGTGGTACTGCAGACCATCCGCTTGAGCAAACGACCTTTGAAATATCCAGTGATTCTTCTAGGGTGACTTCATCTGGAGCAGCGTCCACTCGGACGTCATCCCAAAGACATCTTGATGAGTCGAGGGCTTCATCCCGTGGCCAGGATAAGCTAAACAAATCCCAGAGGCATCTTCAAAAAAGTATGCAGCTGGAGAATGACTTGTTACACGGAAGTAACGCTAGGTTGATTCATGTTAATGATCCAAAAAAGACCAATGATCAATTTGAGTTCACTGGAAATGAGATCCGTACTAGCaaatatacaataataaatttCTTGCCTAAAAATCTCTTCATTCAGTTCCACCGGGTtgcttatttatattttttagcaATTGCTGCTCTGAATCAGCTTCCACCTCTTGCAGTTTTTGGGAGAACTGTATCTctatttcctcttctttttgtgCTTTCTGTGACAGCTATAAAAGATGGTTATGAGGATTGGCGAAGACACAGGTCAGATAGGAATGAGAATAATCGGGAGGCTCTAGTACTTCAATTCGGCAAGTTTGAGTTAAAAAGATGGAAGAATATTAGGGTTGGTGAGGTTGTGAAAATCCTTGCTGATGAGACAATTCCTTGTGATATGGTGTTGTTAGGAACAAGTGATCCTAGTGGGATTGCTTATATCCAGACAATGAATCTAGATGGTGAATCAAACTTGAAGACAAGGTATGCTAGGCAAGAAACAACTTCATTAGTGAGTGAAGTGGAGACACTTTCGGGAGTTATCAGATGTGAACAGCCTAACAGGAATATCTACGAGTTCACAGCCAACATGGAGTTAAACAGGCATAAGTTTCCACTCAGCCAATCAAATATTATCTTACGTGGTTGCCAGCTGAAGAACACAGAATGGGCAATGGGAGTGGCAGTTTATGCTGGTCAAGAGACCAAGGCTATGCTAAACAGTGCGGCATCTCCTTCCAAAAGAAGCAGGCTGGAGACCTACATGAATCGGGAAACACTTTGGTTGTCTGTTTTTCTTTTCGTCATGTGCTTGGCAGTAGCATCCGGGATGTGTGTATGGCTGAAAGAACATGAGAAGCAGCTTGATACCCTGCCTTATTACCGGAAAGTTTACTCTGAAAAAGGAACACATCCTGGTAAACGGTATAGATATTATGGGATTCCTATGGaaacatttttctcttttttgagTTCCGTCATAGTTTTCCAGATAATGATACCCATATCTCTTTACATCACGATGGAGTTGGTTCGCTTGGGACAGTCGTATTTTATGATTGGAGACAGGCACATGTATGACGATAACAGTAATTCAAGGTTTCAGTGCAGATCCTTGAATATCAATGAGGATTTGGGTCAGATACGTTATATTTTTTCAGATAAAACAGGAACACTTACTGAAAATAAGATGGAATTTAAAAGAGCAAGTGTGTGGGGAAAAAATTATGGGAGAGCCCTTTCTGCTGCAGGTGCATCATTAGACCTGGATTTTGGAG AACCAACAGCTGTGCCTTCAAGTCGAAGAAAATTGAGGCTTAACTCAGAAATTCCAACTGATTCTGAACTTATGGAATTGTTACATATTGAGCTAGCCGGGGAAGAGAGGATTGCTGCACATGAGTTCTTTATGACATTGGCAGCATGTAATACCGTGATTCCTATTCTTACCCATAGTTCATCTTTGGATGAAGTGCATGACACTGTTGGCACCATTGAGTATCAAGGTGAATCTCCTGACGAACAAGCACTAGTTGCTGCTGCTTCTGCATATGGATATACACTTTGTGAGCGGACATCTGGTCATATTGTGATCGATGTCAATGGTGAGAAACTAAG GTTGGATGTCTTGGGACTGCATGAGTTTGACAGTGTACGCAAAAGAATGTCTGTGGTTATCAGATTCCCAAGTGGTGCTGTAAAAGTTTTGGTCAAAGGGGCTGATACTACGATGTTTAGCATTTTAAGGAAAGACCACAAAAGCCACCACGACATACAAAATGTCACTCTTAGCCATTTGAATGAGTACTCATCTGAAGGTTTGCGGACCCTGGTTGTTGCTGCAAGGGATCTTACGGGAGAAGAACTGGAGGAGTGGCAATTCATGTATGAGGAAGCTAGCACATCTTTGACTGACAGATCAGCAAAATTGCGACAAACTGCATCTCTTATAGAATGCAACTTAACTCTACTAGGGGCCAGTGCAATTGAGGACAAACTACAAGAGGGCGTACCAGAAGCTATTGAGTCTCTGCGTCAAGCAGGAATGAAGGTTTGGGTTCTTACTGGAGATAAGCAAGAAACCGCAATTTCAATTGGTATGTCTTGCAAACTCTTGACCTCAGACATGCAGCGGATCATCATTAATGGCACTTCAGAAAATGAATGCAAGAGATTATTGTTTGATGCTAAAATCAAATATGGTATAAACTCTGCAAGTTGTTGTAATCAAATCTCAACATGCCAGAGGGATGCAGAAAATGGTTATCTCGAAGCTTCTGCTAGTATGCAGTCAAGTAATTTGCCAGAGCCGCATGCAGGAGAGGAAGGAGTTTCTGATGGACCTTTGGCACTCATAATTGATGGGAATAGTCTGGTATACATCTTAGAGAAAGATCTCGAGACCGAG CTATTCGACCTTGCAACCTCATGTAGGGCTGTGATTTGCTGTCGTGTTGCTCCCTTGCAGAAGGCTGGAATTGTTGACCTAATAAAGAGCCGCACAGATGATATGACACTAGCCATAGGTGATG GGGCTAATGACGTTTCAATGATCCAAATGGCGGATGTTGGTGTTGGATTATGTGGTCAAGAAGGGCGGCAAGCAGTGATGGCATCAGATTTTGCTATGGGACAGTTTCGGTTTCTGAAAAGATTGCTCCTTGTGCATGGACATTGGAATTACCAGCGAGTTGGTTATTTGGTTCTTTACAACTTCTACAGAAATGCTGTTTTCGTTTTCATGCTTTTCTG GTACATATTGTATGCAGCCTTTTCTACAACATCTGCGCTGACAGATTGGAGTAGTGTGTTTTATTCTCTCATCTATACTTCCATACCTACTTTAGTTGTTGGTATTCTGGACAAGGACTTAAGTCATAAGACACTACTGAAGTATCCAAAACTCTATGCTGCTGGCTATAGACAGGAGAGTTACAACATGAAACTCTTCTGGGTCACAATGCTTGATACAGTGTGGCAGAGTCTTGTACTCTTTTATGTACCATTGTTCATCTATGATCAGAGTGATATTGACATATGGAGTATGGGTAGCTTATGGACAATCGCTGTTGTGATCCTTGTAAACATGCACTTGGCAATGGACATACAGCGGTGGTTAATATTTACTCATATGGCAATATGGGGGTCAATTGTTATCACATATGGCTGCTTGGTGGTGCTGGACTTAATACCTGTCTTCCCCAATTATAA TACAATCTTTCAATTGGCAAAATCTCCTACTTACTGGCTCTCAATTTTGCTTATTATAGTTTTGGCTTTGCTTCCTCGCTTTATTGTCAAAGTTATAAACCAAAGTTTCCGCCCTTCAGACATCCAGATAGCTAGAGAAGCAGAGATCCTGAAGAAAAACCACAGCTATATTATGTCTAGGCCAGATCATGATACAAGCTAG